GCCGCAATCAGCTCCTGAAGAACCTCTCGCTCAACGGCGCCGCCCTGCTGGCCATCGTGGACACCGCGGGGAAGCCGAGCCTCGTGTGGCGTGTGCAGAACCGGCCCGAGGGTGGCGCCGGCGCCTCCAAGGGAGACTGATTCGTGCCGCAGCAAGCCCCTGTCGTCCAGCCCTGGGCGGCGCCCCTGGCCACCGGTCCGGTCGACGCGACCGTCTCGGTGCCGGGTTCCAAATCCCTGACCAACCGCTACCTCGTGCTCGCCGCACTCGCGGACGGCCCCTCCCGGCTCCGCGCGCCTCTGCATTCCCGCGACTCGGCGCTGATGATCGCGGCCCTGCGCAGCCTGGGCGCCACCGTGGAGGAGGTCCCCGGGGACGGGTCCTTCGGTCCGGATCTGGTCATCACCCCGATCCCCCAGGACGCCCCGGCCTCCGCCGTGAGCGTGGACTGCGGGCTCGCCGGGACAGTCATGCGGTTCGTCCCCCCGCTGGCGGCCCTGCGCAGGGGTGACACCCACTTCGACGGTGACCCCCACGCCCGTCAGCGCCCCATGGGCGCGATCATCCAGGCACTCGCGGCGCTCGGCATCACCCTGACGTCCGACGACGGCGGCGCCCCGGCGTCGCTCCCCTTCACCGTGCGCGGCGAAGGCTCCGTCCCCGGCGGCCACGTGATCATCGACGCGAGCGGGAGCAGCCAGTTCGTCTCGGCCCTCCTCCTGGTCGGCGCCCGCTTCGACGATGGCCTCCACATCGAGCACGCCGGCAAGCCCGTGCCCAGCCTGGACCACATCCGGATGACCGTCGAAGTCCTCCGGTCCCTGGGTGTCACGGTGGACGACTCCGTGCCGGACCACTGGTTCGTCTCCCCCGGCCCCATCAGCGCCTTCGACGTCCGGATCGAGCAGGACCTCAGCAACGCCGGTCCGTTCCTCGCAGCGGCGCTCGTCACGGGCGGCACCGTCCGCGTGCCGCATTGGCCCAGCCCCACCACGCAGGTGGGCGACCTCTGGCGAGACATCCTCACCCGGATGGGCGCGACCGTGACCCTGGACGGCTCCACCCTCGTGGTGCAGGGCGGGTCCCGGATCCTGGGCGGCGACTTCGCCGACACGAGCGAACTGGCTCCGACGGTCGCAGCGCTGTGCGCCCTGGCCGACTCGCCGTCGCGCCTGAGCGGCATCGCTCATCTGCGCGGTCACGAGACCAACCGGCTCGAGGCCCTCGTCACCGAGATCCGCCGGATGGGTGGCGACGCGGAGGAGACCGCCGACGGCCTGATCATCCGGCCCGTCCCTCTGCACGGCGCCGTCCTGGACAGTTATGCAGACCATCGCATGGCCACCGCGGGCGCCATCTGGGGTCTGGCCGTGCCGGGGACGTTCGTGGAGGACATCGCCACCACCGCCAAGACCATGCCCGATTTCCCCGCACTCTGGACGGCCATGCTGGACGGACGCGCAGGGGACACGGAGCAGATCTCGCCCGCCGGCACTCAGGCTGGCTCCTGACGTGGGGCAGGGTCAGTCCGGTCGTTCCCTGTCCTCCTGGGATGAATCCGATGTCCGGCTCCGGCCGAGCAAACGAGGGTCCCGGCCCCGCACGAAAGACCGCCCGAGCCACTCGGATGCGGTGATCGGGCGCATCATCACCGTGGACCGCGGACGCTACACCGCCGTCCTGGACGAGGGGACGCCGCAGGAGCGGACGGTGATCGCGGCGCGGGCGAAGGAGCTCCGGCGCAACCCGGTCGTGGTCGGCGACTTCGTGGCCCTCGTGGGCGACGTCTCCGGAGATCCCGACACGCTGGCCCGGCTGGTCCGCATCGAACCCCGCAAGACGCTTCTGCGGCGCAGCGCGGACGACACCGACCCGGTGGAGCGCGTCGTCGTCGCCAACGCGGACAAGCTCGTGGTCGTGGTCGCGGCCG
The nucleotide sequence above comes from Arthrobacter woluwensis. Encoded proteins:
- the aroA gene encoding 3-phosphoshikimate 1-carboxyvinyltransferase, which translates into the protein MPQQAPVVQPWAAPLATGPVDATVSVPGSKSLTNRYLVLAALADGPSRLRAPLHSRDSALMIAALRSLGATVEEVPGDGSFGPDLVITPIPQDAPASAVSVDCGLAGTVMRFVPPLAALRRGDTHFDGDPHARQRPMGAIIQALAALGITLTSDDGGAPASLPFTVRGEGSVPGGHVIIDASGSSQFVSALLLVGARFDDGLHIEHAGKPVPSLDHIRMTVEVLRSLGVTVDDSVPDHWFVSPGPISAFDVRIEQDLSNAGPFLAAALVTGGTVRVPHWPSPTTQVGDLWRDILTRMGATVTLDGSTLVVQGGSRILGGDFADTSELAPTVAALCALADSPSRLSGIAHLRGHETNRLEALVTEIRRMGGDAEETADGLIIRPVPLHGAVLDSYADHRMATAGAIWGLAVPGTFVEDIATTAKTMPDFPALWTAMLDGRAGDTEQISPAGTQAGS